The Rhodamnia argentea isolate NSW1041297 chromosome 7, ASM2092103v1, whole genome shotgun sequence genome contains the following window.
tgattttagaaatattttttaaaaataattatttggaTCGCTTTACGTAAATCTTCAAATACAAATTATTAtgtataataaatatatttgtaTTGGTCAATAATTTCGAGTCATATAAAGGATTAGAGAGGAGGAGAATCCGACAAACAAGATGGACAAAAAACGTCGCGAAAAGCAGCAACGACGAGAAACTTGGACACAGCTACTCCCCACGCGCCACCGGGCATTACTCGCCTCCTCCTTTCATCTGCACGGGCGCCTTCCTTCGTGGGGCCCGCGAGTGTGGTGCGGTCATCTACACTCGCGCGCGTCATTTTTGCAGCAGCAGCTGCAAGGAGAGGAGGGGAGGGATGGGGAAAATGCCTTTTTGTTTTGGGAGAGGGATGCTGGGAACTTTGGGAATGCAAATGTTGAAAGCTAATCTTGGACTTAAATTCTTCCCCCAAGATGCGCGACAATTGCTTAAAGGTGCGTTTTTCAAAGGAGATCCGGGCCAAATGCTACTTCTAAATTTCGATCACCCTTAGGACTAGGCTTTTGAGCTCCTATAAAAGCTTTTATATTTGCATTTCAATGTTTTggagtttttatattttaatttattttactattcatattttatttgttgTTGCTATCGGCGAATGGGAAATTTTGTTGTTGCGTTCGATTTCAtcttgcttaactaaaaataaaaaaaaaaagaagacaaagagggaaaaaaagaaattaatatgtTCTCGGATAAACCCTGAAATCGATTAACAAGATAGTAGGTTCAATACTCTAGAGTATGCCTGGTAGATTTAATgtcccaaaaattggagaaccgaTCCCAACATGATAAATTCCAGCTTCCAGATTCTAGGAGGAATCCGAATCAATCCCGAAACCACTCATCCCTAAATTGCAGAATCAATGAGGATGATCGATGTGGCTATCGATTGTGCTGAATACAATAATCCATCTCTAGACTTGATAAATTGCATCTTTCGATTGCCAATACGTGGCTATTTTGTCATGTATGGAGCATTTTGTCCTGCACCAAGTCCTATCACCTCCTCTTGTTATTAAATGTTATGGGGTGTATATGTTCCTATCATTGCTCACGAAGGTCCAAATCATAATCTACTGATCGACAGAGCATAGGAAGAAAAGCATTTGACCgtaatttggatttttgagcTGTCGAACTTCTTCTCTTTATCTAGTCGGGAAGTGATTGATTATTCGGAGATCAATATTGATTGCGGACAAGTCATGATATAatgaagtttgaaaaaaaaaaaaaagagtagtgTTTGGAAAGGGAGCAGAAATCAAATCGGGCAACACTTTTTGGTCATTGGAATCCAACAAAGCAGATTCACGAAGATAAATGGAGTAGAGTATTTAAAAGAGGGACACAATCTTAAGTACGACGGTTTCCGCCGTTAGATGCGGGTCGACAAGGCAACAACGGTTCAGATCTCGGTGGGCCCCCTACCTAGATTATCAGCCAGGTGTGCCGAGTGGGGCCCAAGCGACGGCTCCCCATCCTGCACGCTCGGGAAACAATGAGGGCCGGGGACCACGAAACACGCGCCCACGACACCGCATGGACTGACCCAAACATtctcaaaaattgtaaaaaatataaaaggtaaacaatttttttttaaaaaaaaaaaggatggaaaGGACAATTTCGCTCCAGAACCTCGGACACCGAGTTCGAGATtatttgctgttttttttttttaatttttttaattttttgggtttttttgggGTAAGGAGGAGTAAAATAGGGGCTTTGGGCTTCGGGGTGTCTCTGTAGATTCTGGCACGCCCCGTGCTGACGTGTTCGTCagaaaaagttcatttttcacaggcgcctgcctctctctctctctctctctctctctctgtagatACTATCCTCTACTCTGCCTCGCACGCATTGGTCTCGTGTTACCGGTCAAAGTCAACCGCTCCCATTGAATGATCCATCCAGCCCAGGTTCCAGCTTCATGACGTCATTATTATCGTTACGATtccctcgctcgctcgctccccCCTTTCGTGTGACTTAGGATGATGACGACGACCAACGTTTTTCATCATCAGTCGAACGATGGCGTTTGTCGGCTTTGCCGGTCGACCGGACTAAATAACAGCGTAAACGGGAAAGCGGTACCTCCGTAATGATACAAATAAATTGAACGGCTATTTTAAATGTCCGAATACGTTGTTGAATTCTGAAATCGAAAGGACAGAAAGAACCAAAACGTGTAATTTGAATATATGAGGGCTTCGAAGTGGATTCGATTGCTTGCTTTTAGAATGGCGCGTGGGAATTTGTCACTTTTCATGCCCAAGCTATGTTGGAGGAACATTCACTCGAATACGTTTATTTTCGATTGTGCCATGGAAAGTGAATTTTGCTGAAAATTGTTTTCACGACAgtgtattttcttttattttcttatgtttggctttattttgtaattaaaGCAAATAAAGCTAGATACgatactagttttttttttccttggtcaAAAGGGATaagctagtttttttttgtcaatgcaAAACtagttgttttttttcttttgtggtcgaggtcaaatacaaatttttttttttttttggtctaataaatacaaaacaatttttttttctgacaatacaaaactggtttttttttttttggtcagagaaaATACAAAACTAGTTGGTAGGTGGACAAAATGCTCAAACGGGTAGTAAACCTCGCACAAAAGCCAGCATTTAATGGAAAAGGTTCATGTTAACgttaaacaacaaaaaaaattgtggggCCCAACATATCCACTCTGTCACTAGAATCGGCTCCCCCGAAGCACCCCCCATTGGGGCGTCCCTCCCACGCGCCGCTTCCCAAGCAGAGACAAGACAAGAAACCTATTCCCCTCGCCTCCTCCCTCCTCGTCCTTCTCAAAATGCATGCCCTCGTCTCGTCATTTCAGTCTAAGCACGCCTTTCTGAACACAAACTGACTGTCACTGCTCCATCAAAGatcaacccctctctctctctctctctctctctccgccatgAACAGCAACGCCGCCGGCACCACCAGTGTCTCCGGCAAGGAGAAGCTGGTCGTGGAGGTCGTGGCAGCGCACAACCTCATGCCCAAGGACGGCGAGGGCTCTTCCTCGCCCTTCGTTGAGGTCGAGTTCGACAACCAGCGGCTGCGAACTCAGGTCAAGCACAAGGACCTCAACCCCGTCTGGAACGAGCGCCTCGTCTTCCACCTAGCTGACCCCGCCGACCTCCCCTACCGCACCCTTGAGGTCAACGTCTTCAACGAGCGGAGGTCCGGCAACAGCCGCAACTTCCTCGGCAAGGTCCGGATCTCCGGCTCCGGCGTTGCCAGGGAAGGCGAGGAGGTGGTCCAGCTCTTCACGCTGGACAAGAGGAGCCTCTTCAGTCACATCCGCGGCGAGATAACCCTCAAGCTCTACCTGTCGACGCGGGAGGAGGTGAAGAGTCAGGCGGTCAACGGTGGCGGCGGGTCGTCTGTGGTCCagagcaagagcaagagcaagaaGCTGCTGCACCACCAGCCGAACCCCGCCTTGCTGTCcatgcagcagcagcagcagaagctGATGCAAGAACAGAGCAAGCAGGCCCAGCAGGTGCAAACCAAGCCGGCTCAGCCCGCGGAGCCGGGCCCCGGACAGATGAAGCCGGTCGTGATAGCAGCGGCGCCGCAGCCCGTCACGGCTACGGGAGTCGGCGGCGGAGGTGGAGTTCTGGGGGCATTCTTGGGCGGTGGGTCGAGCGAGTTCTTGCTCAAAGAGACGAGGCCAAGCCTGGGCGGTGGGCCCACGAGCAAAGACAAGACGAGCTCGACCTACGACCTCGTCGAGCAAATGCAGTATCTTTACGTGAAGGTCGTGAAGGCCAAGGAGGTCTCGACGCCGTTCGGGGGTTGCAGCGAGCTGGTGGCCGAGATCAAGCTTGGGAATTACAGGGGCATCACGAAGAGGGCCGGTTCGGGTTCCAGGTCGAACGGTGTCGAGTGGGACCAAGTCTTCGCCTTTTCGAAGGATTGCATACAGTCCTCCGTCGTGGAGGTGTTTGTGAAAGAGATTAATAAAGATGAGTTCTTGGGTCGTGTCTGGTTCGATCTCAATGAAGTCCCTAAGAGAGTGCCTCCCGATAGCCCGCTGGCGCCGCAGTGGTACCGGATGGAGGACCGGAAGGGGGAGAAGGCGAAGTCCGGGGAGGTGATGATCTCCATCTGGTTCGGGACTCAGGCCGACGAGGCCTTCGCCGAGGCATGGCACTCCAAGGCGGCGAACGTGAACTTTGACGGCCTGTGCTCGATCAAGTCCAAGGTCTATCTGTCGCCGAAGCTGTGGTACCTGCGCCTGAGCGTCATCGAGGCTCAGGACATCGTTCCGGCGGAGCGGGTCCCAGCCATGGCCCGGTTCCCTGAGCTCTCCGTGAAAGCCCAGGTGGGCAACCAGTTCTTGAGGACGAGGGTTTCGCCGGCTGCGCCGAACCGGAGCCTCTCAAGCCCGTTTTGGAACGAGGACATGATGTTTGTCGTTGCAGAGCCATTCGAGGATTATTTGATCGTCTCTGTCGAGGACCGGGTTGGGCCTGGCCGTGATGAAGTCGTTGGGCGGGTGCTTCTCCCAGCTACGGCCATAGAGAGGAGGACCGATGATAAGCCGGTGGTCTCTAGGTGGTTCAATCTTGACAACCATGGCGGCAACGCCGCCAATTCGAAGATCGTGACCAGGTTTGGTTCCAGGATCCATCTCCGCATCTCTCTTGATGGGGGTTACCATGTGCTGGATGAAGCGACTATGTATTGTAGTGATGCTAAGCCGACTGCAAAACAGCTCTGGAAGCCTCACATCGGCGTGCTCGAAATTGGGATCCTGGGAGCCACCGGCCTCATGCCTACGAAAATCAAGGAAGGGAAGGGCGGATCGACGGATGCATACTGCGTCGCTAAGTACGGTCAGAAGTGGGTTCGGACTCGGACTGTGGTTGATAGCTTGGCGCCCAAGTGGAATGAGCAATACACTTGGGAGGTGTTCGATCCGTGCACCGTGATAACTGTCGGGGTATTCGATAATTCCCGAGTCGACAAGAACATAGCGAGCAATGCCGGCCCCAGGGATGCACGGATAGGGAAAGTAAGGATTCGGCTTTCGACGCTGGAGTCCGACCGGGTCTACACGCACTCGTATCCGCTCATGATGCTTCACAGTACGGGGGTCAAGAAAATGGGCGAGCTTCACTTGGCCGTGCGGTTCTCTTGCGCCAACATGGCCAATATGCTGCATATGTACACAATCCCATTGCTGCCGAAGATGCATTACGTGCATCCCTTGTCTGTGAACCAATTGGACAGCCTGAGATACCAGGCCATGAACGTGGTGGCATCGCGGCTGAGCCGGGCCGAGCCTCCCTTGGGGAGGGAGGTGGTTGAGTACATGCTCGACCACGACTCCCACATGTGGAGCATGAGGAGGAGCAAGGCCAACTTCTTCAGGCTGATGAGTGTTCTCTCCAGTATCGTGGCCATCAACCGCTGGGTCGAGTCGATCCGCAATTGGCACAAGCCGGTGTACTCAGCGTTGTTCGTGGCGGTCTTCCTGTGGCTCGTTTGCTGCCCTGAGTTCATTATCCCCATCATGCTTCTATTCATGGCCTTGATGGGTCTATGGAGGTACCGCTCCCGGCCTCGCCACCCGCCGCACATGGACACCCGCCTTTCTCATGCAGAGAGCGTTTACCCCGACGAACTCGACGAGGAGTTTGACTCGTTCCCGACGAGCCGCAGCGCCGAGGTAGTGAGGATGAGGTACGACCGGCTTAGGAGTGTGGCCGGGAGGATCCAGACCGTGGTCGGGGACATGGCCACCCAGGGAGAGCGGTTCCAGGCTCTCCTGAGCTGGCGCGACCCGAGGGCGACATTCTTGTTCATAATCTCCTGCCTCTTTGCCTCAGTCGGGTTTTATATGGTGCCGTTCAGGGCGGTGGTGGCTCTGTGGGGGTTGTACGCGCTGAGGCCGCCGAGGTTTCGAAGCAAAGTGCCGAGCCGAGCGCTGAGCTTCTTCAGGAGATTGCCCACAAAGGCCGATAGCTTGTTGTAGTAAGCATAAAATCTAGTGGAACTTTTAGGTAAGTAGGGGATGAAGATGACGTCTAGATGTTTAGAATGGTGGTGGTGTGTGGTGAGTGAGGGGATTTAATGTGAGGTTTCCATGGGAGCATTTTGTGTGTAATCTGGTGATGATGAACTCTTAAGATTTTTCTGCCTCCTGTAGAATTTGAGCAGTTTCCGTCATATGATAAGTCTGTGTAATCGTTCTTCTCTTTTCAAGTCCAGGGCATGATTTATTTACTCACCGAGACCATGAGAAAATATTGACCATAGGCACTGGGCCCCTTTGTTCTGGTACACAGAACGCAACtgtttccttccttttttttttatcttttttagctCAAATCCTTAGATGTTACACGTTGATAAGGTGCGACGTATAATGCTTATAGTCAATAACTGATTCGCAATTGAATCCCCGTCCAAAAAAACGTGGAAAAAAAGCACAATATTACAGGTGAGGCGAAAAAATGACTCGGTTTCCATCGATTTCCAGCTTATACATGGGATCGTTTCCTTTTTGCTGTGCAGGCATTACCTTCAAATTTCACGACTCGAGCTGTTCGATGATATTAAAAGCTTGATCTGTTCCGCTTATTCACCATCAGACAATGCGAAAAAAAATGTATGGTTTATCACGAAAGAAAGACCTACCATCCACTCCACGAAGTTATAGTAAACATGAGGTCAATTACAAGAAGGGCCTACGGCCAAGGTGGTCTAGCACATTCGGACGTTCAGGATTAGGAACAGTCTTTCAAACTGCAGATACATAAAAGCACTCACGCACACACGCACACgcttgcagagagagagagagagagagagagagagagagtcattctcattttctttctgcAAGAGAATTTACTGTAAGTAAGGAGTAAGGCCTCGATCTGTCCGGTGAGGAAGACCGGTTCGAGCTCCCAAAGCTCGGCAGTTAGCAGCGGCCTGAAATCAGAAAACATCAGCGAGGTCAAGAGATGAAGGTAAATCCATCTAGGTAATTACTCAAAGATAACCAAGCGGCCCTAACACTCACCACTTGAGCTGCAAAACGCAACATCTTCTCAGGCGGCATGCCAGCACAGAGAGCTGCCAATAATTGAAAGAAAGAACTGAGATGAATGTAAGCATCAGCAACCATCACAACAACGAGAGCATTCTTCAACTCAACAAGGTGTATAGTTTGTTATCTGGACGTCAGATGTAAAGTCAGTCGTGCAAAAACTTACAAAGCCAAAGTTTGTACGTCcaaagagagaaatggagaaTATTAAAAGCTAATTACACATTCATCTTCGTGTTGAGTAATCAAGCAAAAGAGCTTGACCCGAACAATCAAAAGACTGTCGAGACTCAAACCAATATTTCACCAGCGATGAAGATGATTAGAAGTATGTTTTGATAGTAAACCGATATGGCCACTCCATGTGATGATTATCTCTTGAACTTAAAGCAGAAGACAATAAAATAAAGTCACTAGTtgaaaaggaagaacaaaaaccTGTCCTTGACTCCTAGTTGATCCTGATTCGACATTAGAAACTCTGTGCCAGCATCCACGGTAAtacaatgcaaatttttttggcaaatctAAATCAACATAACTATATCTACATCTGCAGCAATAAGGCAAACAATAGCATACCATTGTCTCATTTAGACAAATTATACTACTAAGTCCAGACTTTTCTAAAACTGCAAAAGATTTGAGAGGGAGAAAACATCGAGTCACAGGCAAACAATAACATACCCTTGTCTCATTTAGACAAATTATACTACTAAGtgcagacttttccaaaattgcaaaagatttgagAGGGAGAAAAGTCACAGGCAAACAAATGAGTTGGTGGGAAACCGTACCATACAAAGTTGCTCCTATGAATGCATCCCCAGCCCCTGTTGTATCAACAAGTTCTGATGGTGGTATGTTTTCGGCCGTACCCAGATATAACCTTCCACTCACAGTCCCGATCTCCTTTGCggttaatttcatttttggcTAAAAGGAACCAAAAGATGGCCATGATATTATAGTAAGAACATTGCCGTTTCTTGTGGCTACACAACAATTAGCCTCTATTTAAGCTAAATTCAAATGTAGAGAACTTGCATGCAAGCAACATGTGGAAGGATGTCAACAATTTCCTTGGATCAACTATCCCCTACGGACAAGGAGATGCTTCTACAAAGAAAAGCAGCTTGGCCTTCTAATAACAACATTGGAATTTGTCAAAGTAACGAAGAAAATCATTCGCACGAGAATGACCTTGTCAATCAATAGAGCATGGTCTTAACCAAGCCAGAGGACTAAAAAGTTTCTAAGCCCCAGATAAAATACAATCTTTTCAACTGGAAGGACTTCCAGTGCACTTATTCCTAATAATTTATGAGGACATAAAAGTGAGAAATATTCAGGGATTCGATACCACCACACCAGCCTCATATGTGGCATGTATTTTTTCACTCATATCTACTAATATAATGACACATGTACACCAATCCATACCAGCAACTGATGTGGAATCtaagtaaaaaatttaaaattctctctcttcacctctgagctctctctcttccacacACGTGTACGCCAATCCATATCAGTAACTGATGTGGAATCTAagtgaaaaatttaaatttttccctCTGAGCCTTTCACACTCAATCCATATCAGTAACTGATGTGGAATCTaagtgaaaaatttaaaattctctctcttcacctctgagctctctctcttccatctcctcCGTCCGCAGCCACCCGACCTCCGCTCCTCCTCACAGTCACCACCAGCGGAGTCGCCAGCACTGTGACCAAGCTGACCACCACTATGTCCAAGCGAGTATGGCCGGCTTCCTCTGTTTTCTCCGTCTCTTCGTTCTCCAGATCTCGAGATCTAGCTGTCCATGGCCAAAATCGTCAGCGCTCGTCCATGACCGTCGTCGGCATGGTTTATCCATGGCTGTTAAAGAAAGCATGACTTCAGCTCAGATCTGAAACAGAGGGAGCGTTAGCCATGCTTTCTTCCCAAGCATGACCCATTCAGTCCAGATATGAAGCTCTGCCAATGACCGAGCACAGTCCATGGTCATCGGGACAACTGATCTATGGACAAGACAAGATCTGGAGGCACGACTCCAATCCAGACCTAAACAAGAAACGACTGTGAGCTACCGTGACGATGGAGGGGTGGCTCGGCTGTGGACGGGGCCAACAACCAGCCGACTGCAAGGGACAACAAAGCAGACTGCGAGGGATGACGGAGCAAATCACAAGCACAACGGAGGGGAAGATTCCATGGCTGAACAGGTCTCTCCAGGTAGATTGTCTTGTTTTACTTTTATTCCACATCAGCAGACACATGTCAATTGATGATTGTGTTCCAAGTAAAAAATGTATACCACCTCAACAGCTGATGTGGTAGTACGTAATAACAACCCATTGAATAGTCTCTCCATAAGAGCCTGTTTGGCACTTGGAAGTTCATTTTTCAGCAGATTGAAAATCTGGTATTTACATTGTTGATGGACAAATTGCTAAAACAGGCCTGAGCTTTTGCAAGTGCGCCAAAAGTACAACGACCTTTTAGATGACCCAAAAAACTCACAAACTTTTACCCCGAGCGATCAACAATAGTCAGCGTTAAGTTTTCTATCCAAGCACACTGATATGGCATATGAAGTGGCTATCCTAACTGTGACACTTTAGAGAAATAGATTAGTAGAGAAAAGAGTTGCGATGTCCTGAAACATACATGAAGCAGATATGTCCCAATTAGCAGGAATTAAACAACATTCCAGAGAAACAACGTTGTTTGGCTTCTGCTAAAGTGTCCGTGGCGTCTTTTGGCTCAAGCTGACATGTCTTTGGCCACACATCAGCACCGTTAGCCACGCCATATGCCACATCAGTTTGCATGGACAAAAAACTTAACTGTGGGGATTTTTGTCCCTTGGGTAAAAGTTCATGGTTTATTTGGGTTTTGTTGAAAAGTTGGCGATATTTTTCGGTCCCCAGGTGAAAGTTCACGAGTTTTTGCGTGATTTTGGCCCTTTGTGGATAGGGATTGGCTCATGACTCCAATATACTAAATCCTTCAAAAATTTTTGGTGACCAGCCAAATCTGCATTACAAGGTGCAGCAATATATATGGCAGCCACCCGATGTTCAGAAACTTCAGATAAGAGGAACATCATGAACTCATATCAAAGGATGTAATCACTAATCACTCTGAACAAAGACAAAGAATGCAAAGCCTAGAGGACAGCAATAGTTGCTGGATTCCCCTTCTTATGTACTTGATGAATAGGGATCCACCCAGCCTAATGGAATAGGGGAGGTCAACAAATCCGATTTGTCATTGGAATAAAACAGACTGCATTTCAAGCACGGACACCTAGTTAAGCACAAGTTAGTCAAAACCAGACTTTCATCTAAAATCAATGAGGGAAACATACAATAGTATCGTAAAATGATTTTACACCTTGAGTTATGAAATTAATCCTATGAAACGCTTCAACAAAACTGAGAAAAATGATGAGGTAATCTCTGTGACACATTATCAGAACCCATACTGTGAAGAAACTAAGTTACATTTATGAAATCTCATACTCAAGATGTTCGAATACTACGAAGAGCAAAATCAAAGGAGAATGGAATATGATCATTCCTTCAGGAATTATAGGAGCTGAGACCATTTTTTCAAGTTATAGATCGGAAATGCAAATTATCATTGCTTCTAGTTCAAATACCAGATAAACAAAGCCACAACAAATACCCATCTAAGGGAACTTTGATGTCCCAAGACTATTTTGTTCAGAAGGTAGTCTCGCATTCTATCTCCAACTTTGGTGATTTTCTTCATTTGCttataaaaagaaagacaaggGTATTTATCCTCTGAGCTCATACCACCATAATCAGGAATGCCACGTAGCAAAAAGGAAATATGATATCGgagggagatagagagagagagagaggtaataGGCAAAAgattaaaatgaaaacaaaatgcaAGAGATATTTGTTCTTTGAATTTTGAGTTCTTGTCTTTTCCTGAAGTGTGTTTTGATCATTCTTTACTTTTTGGGGCTTGGACATTCCCTATGCAAATAATTGGAAAAAGGCCCAAAACCTGGTACCAAATGAATTGcttaaaaatttgtgattttaacTATTACAACAACCCAACACTTGATTTTAGCCAGTTCTTACTTCTCTATGTTTTCTGAACGAGCTGACTTGTTCCAAGATATTTGAATCTTGAGATCATACGGTCTCACGATTCAAATCACGAATTCAATAATACTGATTAAGCATTCATGAAAGAAACTAATTGAGACATGTGCTTACCGAAAAAGTACACGTTGGCAGTGATGTGTAATTGGGGCGTTTCAGCCTCAGTGAGTCCAACAAACTGTCCACATCCACTTCTCCAGAGTCAGAATCATCTGCCAAAGAGAAACCCCAGTGAAATATTAGCTGGACAAAGAGGATGAAGGCTGAAATTCTAAATAAAATGCATATCaccagttaaaaaaaattgtaaactgACCGTCCACGCTTCTCTCTAGCATTATGCATCCATCTTCGCCCATGGTGACTATAACAAATTGCAAATTTGGCAGCCTCAGCATCATGGAAAGCAGCGCCCTTACAATGGATGCTCCATTTGTCCAGGCCTGCACATGGAACAAGAAATTCCAAATGTATCGCCTACCTTAACAAACTAGAGCCGTTCTATAGATACTAAATCTTGAAAATACCACTTCAA
Protein-coding sequences here:
- the LOC115742586 gene encoding FT-interacting protein 3, whose protein sequence is MNSNAAGTTSVSGKEKLVVEVVAAHNLMPKDGEGSSSPFVEVEFDNQRLRTQVKHKDLNPVWNERLVFHLADPADLPYRTLEVNVFNERRSGNSRNFLGKVRISGSGVAREGEEVVQLFTLDKRSLFSHIRGEITLKLYLSTREEVKSQAVNGGGGSSVVQSKSKSKKLLHHQPNPALLSMQQQQQKLMQEQSKQAQQVQTKPAQPAEPGPGQMKPVVIAAAPQPVTATGVGGGGGVLGAFLGGGSSEFLLKETRPSLGGGPTSKDKTSSTYDLVEQMQYLYVKVVKAKEVSTPFGGCSELVAEIKLGNYRGITKRAGSGSRSNGVEWDQVFAFSKDCIQSSVVEVFVKEINKDEFLGRVWFDLNEVPKRVPPDSPLAPQWYRMEDRKGEKAKSGEVMISIWFGTQADEAFAEAWHSKAANVNFDGLCSIKSKVYLSPKLWYLRLSVIEAQDIVPAERVPAMARFPELSVKAQVGNQFLRTRVSPAAPNRSLSSPFWNEDMMFVVAEPFEDYLIVSVEDRVGPGRDEVVGRVLLPATAIERRTDDKPVVSRWFNLDNHGGNAANSKIVTRFGSRIHLRISLDGGYHVLDEATMYCSDAKPTAKQLWKPHIGVLEIGILGATGLMPTKIKEGKGGSTDAYCVAKYGQKWVRTRTVVDSLAPKWNEQYTWEVFDPCTVITVGVFDNSRVDKNIASNAGPRDARIGKVRIRLSTLESDRVYTHSYPLMMLHSTGVKKMGELHLAVRFSCANMANMLHMYTIPLLPKMHYVHPLSVNQLDSLRYQAMNVVASRLSRAEPPLGREVVEYMLDHDSHMWSMRRSKANFFRLMSVLSSIVAINRWVESIRNWHKPVYSALFVAVFLWLVCCPEFIIPIMLLFMALMGLWRYRSRPRHPPHMDTRLSHAESVYPDELDEEFDSFPTSRSAEVVRMRYDRLRSVAGRIQTVVGDMATQGERFQALLSWRDPRATFLFIISCLFASVGFYMVPFRAVVALWGLYALRPPRFRSKVPSRALSFFRRLPTKADSLL